In a genomic window of Anaerolineae bacterium:
- a CDS encoding GAF domain-containing protein: MSQPHVVEPSVRVIYAIAEVMNASLGRRELLERMLQAIVTELGYKAASIRLLDQERRTMEMQAAYGLSERYLSKGPVEVEHSPIDRDVLQGNAVILRDVLHDAGLQYPEEARQEGIRSVLAVPLRIQDRYLGVLRVYTGEPHDFSLSEQLLISAVANLAARAIRNAHLYHAIHAIAAEVNSSLKLDEVLRALLRKVIEEVNCKAASIRLLGPRRKRLHLMAAEGLSERYLKKGEVRVEDSPIDREVLQGRPAMIYDVQREVGFQYPEEAAREGIRSVLAVPLRVREEVIGVLRAYSAQPHRFSEEEVEFLEAIADLGAVAIENARLHEALSEKYEAAREDWAGWYRFLTMG; encoded by the coding sequence ATGAGCCAGCCTCATGTTGTGGAGCCTTCTGTTCGCGTGATTTATGCAATTGCGGAGGTGATGAACGCCAGCCTAGGGCGGCGAGAGTTGCTGGAGCGCATGTTACAGGCCATCGTCACCGAGTTAGGGTACAAAGCCGCTTCGATCCGGCTTCTGGACCAGGAGCGGCGGACGATGGAGATGCAGGCAGCCTATGGCTTAAGCGAGCGGTATCTGTCGAAGGGGCCGGTTGAGGTGGAGCACAGCCCCATCGACCGGGATGTCCTACAGGGAAATGCTGTGATCCTGCGAGACGTGTTGCATGACGCTGGGCTTCAATACCCAGAGGAGGCGCGACAAGAGGGGATCCGCTCAGTGTTAGCGGTGCCCCTGCGCATCCAGGATCGCTACCTGGGCGTGTTGCGGGTGTATACCGGCGAGCCACATGATTTCTCGCTCTCCGAACAACTACTGATCAGTGCTGTTGCCAACCTGGCCGCCCGCGCCATTCGGAATGCTCATCTCTATCATGCCATCCACGCCATCGCCGCCGAGGTGAATTCGAGCCTGAAGCTTGACGAGGTGCTCAGGGCATTGTTGCGCAAGGTGATCGAGGAGGTGAATTGCAAAGCTGCCTCGATTCGCCTGTTAGGGCCGCGCAGGAAGCGCCTGCACCTAATGGCGGCAGAGGGGTTGAGCGAACGCTATCTGAAGAAGGGCGAGGTCCGGGTAGAGGACAGCCCGATTGATCGTGAGGTGTTGCAGGGGCGGCCCGCGATGATTTACGACGTACAACGAGAGGTGGGCTTTCAGTATCCGGAAGAGGCAGCACGCGAGGGGATTCGCTCGGTGCTGGCCGTGCCGTTGCGAGTACGTGAGGAGGTCATCGGCGTACTTCGGGCATATTCAGCTCAACCTCACCGGTTCAGCGAGGAAGAGGTGGAGTTCTTGGAGGCCATTGCTGACCTGGGCGCAGTCGCCATCGAGAACGCCCGGCTGCACGAAGCATTAAGTGAGAAATACGAGGCCGCCCGCGAAGATTGGGCCGGCTGGTATCGTTTCCTAACGATGGGGTGA
- a CDS encoding response regulator, with protein MAKRILVIDDEPELIQLLSFFLCKAGFEVYGAHDGPQALAMLEQTMPDLVVCDMVMPTMDGVAIVQALRAHAYGRSLPILMLSARGRTDDVERALAAGANDYITKPFRGSEVIAIIEKHLSEVKSDEQSHHT; from the coding sequence ATGGCCAAGCGAATTCTGGTGATTGACGATGAGCCTGAGCTGATTCAGCTGCTCTCATTCTTTCTCTGCAAAGCCGGATTCGAGGTTTACGGCGCTCATGACGGGCCTCAAGCGCTAGCGATGCTAGAACAGACCATGCCCGATCTGGTCGTCTGCGATATGGTCATGCCCACGATGGACGGAGTAGCCATCGTCCAGGCACTTCGAGCGCACGCCTATGGACGATCTCTTCCCATCCTGATGCTCTCAGCTCGCGGCCGAACCGACGATGTGGAACGAGCATTAGCAGCCGGGGCGAACGATTACATCACCAAACCGTTTCGAGGTTCCGAAGTGATCGCAATCATCGAAAAGCATCTAAGTGAGGTGAAATCGGATGAGCAGTCCCATCACACTTGA
- a CDS encoding YceI family protein, producing MKDRSIRFVLYQLLATLIMALLMSGCAFRQPVAEPTAIVPSESQPTPTPVPSPTATPELAPSVTDTPPVETPTSPEGIASEGEIVRLILVPGRNEARYRVREQLVGLSLPNDAVGVTREITGTIVARTDGTILAAESRVQVDLRTLKSDESRRDDFIRRNTLQTDRFPFAVFVPTEIRGLALPLPESADVEFQLIGDLTIRDVTRQVTWEVKARIEGGEATGQATTSFPFAMFNLTQPRVPVVLSVEDNIRLELDFYVQRQVD from the coding sequence GTGAAGGATCGCTCTATCCGCTTCGTCCTCTATCAATTGTTGGCAACTTTGATAATGGCACTCTTAATGAGCGGCTGTGCTTTTCGTCAGCCTGTGGCCGAGCCGACCGCTATAGTCCCTTCCGAATCACAGCCTACCCCCACACCGGTACCGAGCCCTACTGCAACGCCAGAGCTTGCTCCATCTGTGACGGATACACCGCCCGTAGAGACGCCGACTTCCCCCGAGGGCATAGCCTCTGAGGGGGAGATCGTCCGCTTGATCTTAGTGCCTGGGCGAAACGAGGCGCGCTATCGGGTGCGCGAACAGCTTGTGGGATTGTCGTTGCCGAACGATGCAGTCGGGGTTACTCGGGAAATTACGGGCACCATTGTGGCCAGGACCGATGGCACCATTTTGGCTGCCGAGTCCAGAGTGCAGGTAGATCTGCGCACCTTGAAGAGCGATGAGAGCCGTCGCGACGACTTTATCCGGCGCAACACACTGCAAACCGACCGCTTCCCCTTTGCCGTGTTTGTGCCCACGGAGATCCGCGGGCTTGCCCTGCCGTTGCCGGAATCGGCTGATGTAGAATTCCAGCTCATTGGCGATCTGACGATCCGCGACGTGACTCGGCAAGTCACCTGGGAGGTGAAGGCGCGCATCGAAGGGGGAGAAGCCACTGGCCAGGCCACGACGAGCTTTCCATTTGCGATGTTCAACCTTACGCAGCCTCGGGTTCCAGTGGTGTTGAGCGTTGAGGACAATATCCGGCTAGAGCTGGATTTCTACGTCCAGCGCCAGGTAGATTGA
- a CDS encoding sulfite exporter TauE/SafE family protein, translating into MFIWIFLTAVVVGILGSMLGIGGGVLLIPVFTLFLDIPIKTAIGATIISVIATSSAAGVVYVERGLTHTRLGMVMEVATTLGALAGGITAVLISPRALQGIFGLVLLYVVYSMGQLPKEEIAVSPTGVMDTSFVDPLTGAEVAYGVRNLPLGLGASFLAGNVSGLLGIGGGIIKVPVMVLVMGIPLKAAIATSNFMIGVTAATSALIYYGRGYINPQVAIPTALGILLGAQLGPRLGGRMRTLTLKRLFQGLLVVFAVQMLWKALAGG; encoded by the coding sequence ATGTTTATATGGATTTTCCTCACCGCTGTTGTCGTAGGGATTTTGGGAAGCATGCTGGGGATTGGCGGCGGCGTGCTGTTGATCCCCGTGTTCACATTGTTTCTGGACATCCCGATCAAGACTGCGATCGGGGCCACAATCATCAGCGTCATCGCCACCTCGTCAGCGGCTGGCGTGGTATACGTGGAGCGCGGCTTGACGCATACCCGCCTAGGCATGGTGATGGAGGTCGCCACTACACTAGGCGCGCTGGCCGGCGGGATCACGGCGGTGTTGATCAGCCCTCGGGCTTTACAGGGCATCTTCGGGTTAGTGTTGCTGTACGTGGTCTATAGCATGGGGCAACTGCCCAAAGAGGAAATCGCGGTATCGCCTACGGGGGTGATGGACACCTCGTTTGTGGACCCGCTTACTGGCGCAGAGGTGGCCTATGGCGTTCGGAATCTGCCTTTGGGATTGGGAGCGAGCTTTCTGGCCGGCAACGTCTCGGGGCTGTTGGGGATCGGCGGGGGGATCATCAAAGTGCCCGTGATGGTGCTGGTAATGGGTATCCCGCTCAAGGCGGCTATCGCCACTAGTAACTTCATGATTGGCGTGACGGCGGCCACCAGCGCGCTGATCTACTATGGCCGCGGCTATATCAACCCGCAGGTGGCGATCCCCACTGCGCTAGGCATCCTGTTGGGCGCACAGTTGGGGCCGCGGCTGGGCGGTCGAATGCGCACGTTGACCCTCAAGCGTCTGTTTCAGGGACTGCTGGTGGTCTTCGCCGTCCAGATGCTCTGGAAAGCCTTGGCAGGGGGGTGA
- a CDS encoding ABC transporter permease: MDVQIEATKSLVSARAPFSGLVNLARRYGLQLGIVGVALFIWILFLIGSPKTFLSYPIYEAFMSTTPFFALMALPLTLVIIAAEIDLSFPSIMAFGMTVFSIVLVSTNSVTLAFVACLLAGWLAGLLNGVIVVKIGIPSLVATIGTQFFWRGVVLVVTGGNGTGLTQTKGTLLYEALVGRLGGRVPAQMIWTIIVAIVIWFLLNRHKFGAHVYLTGDNVESAKLMGVNVARVKMLTFAIVGLAAAFAGVVVSLEVLYFWPTLGEGYLLNTLASVFLGGTSVFGGAGTVFGTFVASFIIGAINAGIVAAGLTGFWTQLIYGLIIVISVSLQSVLSRRLA, encoded by the coding sequence ATGGACGTTCAAATCGAGGCAACCAAGAGCTTGGTGAGCGCTCGAGCGCCATTTAGCGGCCTCGTTAACCTCGCTCGCCGATATGGGTTACAGCTCGGCATCGTGGGTGTCGCTCTGTTCATATGGATCTTGTTTTTGATCGGATCGCCCAAGACCTTTCTCTCTTATCCTATCTATGAAGCGTTTATGTCTACCACGCCCTTCTTTGCTCTGATGGCTTTACCGCTCACGCTGGTGATCATCGCGGCGGAGATAGACCTCTCCTTTCCCTCTATCATGGCCTTTGGGATGACCGTGTTCTCTATCGTCCTGGTAAGTACGAACAGTGTGACTCTGGCTTTTGTGGCGTGCTTGTTGGCAGGGTGGCTGGCCGGGCTGCTAAACGGGGTCATCGTAGTCAAGATTGGAATTCCCTCCCTGGTGGCCACAATCGGCACACAGTTCTTTTGGCGGGGCGTGGTGTTGGTGGTGACTGGCGGCAACGGGACCGGTCTGACACAGACGAAGGGGACGCTCTTGTATGAGGCGTTGGTGGGCCGGCTGGGGGGACGCGTGCCAGCCCAAATGATCTGGACAATCATAGTGGCCATCGTGATTTGGTTCCTGTTGAACCGCCATAAGTTTGGAGCGCACGTGTACCTCACCGGCGATAACGTGGAGAGCGCCAAGCTTATGGGTGTCAATGTGGCCCGGGTCAAAATGTTGACCTTTGCCATTGTGGGCTTGGCCGCTGCCTTCGCCGGAGTGGTAGTGAGCTTGGAGGTGCTATACTTCTGGCCTACGCTCGGCGAAGGATACCTGCTGAACACGCTGGCCTCGGTCTTTCTGGGGGGCACTTCGGTCTTCGGTGGAGCTGGGACCGTCTTTGGGACCTTCGTAGCGTCCTTCATCATCGGCGCCATCAATGCCGGCATCGTCGCTGCCGGCCTGACCGGTTTCTGGACGCAACTGATCTACGGGCTGATCATCGTTATCTCCGTGTCACTGCAGTCCGTCCTGAGCCGGCGGCTGGCGTAG
- a CDS encoding sugar kinase, with the protein MLDIISIGECMIELYADQPLAEALCFKKAFAGDAFNNIAAAQQMGSRTGFITRVGDDPFAPYLLKSWQAMGIDISHCRIVPGFNGIYFISLLPGGEREFIYYRRGSAPSTMEPSDLDEAYIANARILLTTGITQAISPSARATALRAAQIARAHGVSVAYDPNLRLKLWSLSEAQEAMAEILPYVNIALPGGPEESQTLFGLEDPQAIVASLWARGVDLVALKWGMAGCWVGVRAEGCVVRVPPLPGIEARDTTGAGDAFNGVFLHGLCHGMTPIEAARLGMIAAALKVRGRGAVASLPSREEVYAVYQQIKAWV; encoded by the coding sequence ATGTTAGATATCATCTCCATTGGCGAGTGTATGATTGAATTGTACGCAGATCAGCCGTTAGCGGAAGCGCTGTGTTTTAAAAAGGCGTTCGCAGGCGATGCGTTTAACAACATTGCGGCTGCTCAGCAGATGGGTTCTCGTACCGGCTTCATCACCCGCGTAGGTGATGATCCCTTTGCCCCTTATCTGCTCAAAAGCTGGCAGGCAATGGGGATTGATATCAGCCATTGTCGGATCGTGCCTGGCTTTAACGGTATCTATTTCATTAGCTTGCTTCCCGGCGGTGAGCGCGAGTTCATTTACTACCGACGGGGCAGTGCTCCTTCCACTATGGAGCCATCTGACCTCGACGAGGCGTATATTGCTAACGCGCGTATCCTGCTCACGACGGGGATTACTCAGGCTATCTCCCCATCCGCCCGAGCGACTGCGTTGCGAGCGGCTCAGATCGCCCGCGCGCATGGGGTCTCAGTGGCCTATGATCCCAACCTGCGGCTGAAGCTATGGTCGCTCTCCGAGGCACAGGAAGCCATGGCTGAGATCCTCCCCTACGTCAACATCGCCCTACCCGGTGGGCCTGAGGAGAGCCAAACCTTGTTTGGTTTAGAGGATCCGCAGGCGATCGTAGCTTCGCTGTGGGCGAGGGGGGTGGACCTGGTGGCTTTGAAATGGGGGATGGCCGGATGTTGGGTGGGTGTCCGCGCAGAGGGTTGCGTTGTGCGCGTGCCGCCGTTGCCTGGCATCGAGGCTCGGGATACCACAGGTGCCGGCGATGCCTTCAATGGCGTCTTTCTTCATGGGCTTTGCCACGGCATGACGCCCATAGAGGCAGCTCGTCTGGGAATGATCGCAGCGGCGCTCAAAGTGCGCGGGCGTGGAGCAGTGGCCAGCCTGCCCAGCCGTGAGGAAGTGTATGCGGTCTATCAACAGATAAAGGCCTGGGTATGA
- the gyrA gene encoding DNA gyrase subunit A — protein sequence MELGEQESSIGIVRPVNIEEEMRNAYLDYAMSVIVARALPDVRDGFKPVQRRILYAMHDMGLHSSSPYKKSARIVGEVLGKYHPHGDAPVYEAMARMAQDFTMRYPLVDGQGNFGSIDGDAPAAMRYTEARLSRLAEAMLEDIEKDTVDWMDNFDGSLKEPAVLPGKLPNLLLNGASGIAVGMATNIPPHNLNEVADAICYLIDHWGRLEDVALDELMRFIQGPDFPTGAIIVGTEGIRKAYATGNGRVVIRAVTTVEEMRGNRHRIIVHEIPFQLNKTTLIERIAELVRAGRLDAISDLRDESDREGMRIVIELKRGSSPRKVLNQLFKYTPLQTTFGVNLLALVNGEPRLLSLKRILQAYVEHRQEVITRRTKFELNRARERAHILEGLRIALQFLDEVITLIRQAESADAARTALMSRFGLTAVQAQAILDLQLRRLAALERQKIEDEYREVRTHIAYLEDLLAHPEKILALIKADLQELKEKFGDRRRTIISPEASESFTEEDLIPQEDILVSITADNYIKRTSARAYPVHGRGGRGVTGMQTRDEDQVLHLFVARTLDHILFFTNQGRVYCERAYNLPEAARNARGLPIVNVLHLNADERVTAAVAVPDFEQAQYIVLLTRQGRIKRMPLSELASVRPSGIIAMSLEEGDELGWARLTGGSDELIIVTARGRALRFPEGQVRPMGRTAGGVNAIRLQEDDWVAELDVVEPGADLLVVTAGGYGKRTPLTEYPVQSRYGSGVHTTNVNRLGDGDFVVAGRIVSEQDEVMLMTANGIALRTRVRSIHRMGRPARGVRLVHLQGGDRVTAVARLSFNGVSPEAQNEIVSPTSPSSASPAEDMQTDFSG from the coding sequence ATGGAATTGGGTGAGCAGGAAAGCAGCATCGGGATCGTTCGTCCTGTCAATATCGAAGAGGAGATGCGCAACGCCTACCTAGACTATGCCATGAGCGTCATCGTGGCGCGGGCGCTGCCCGATGTGCGTGATGGCTTTAAGCCGGTCCAGCGCCGCATCCTATACGCTATGCACGACATGGGCCTGCATTCCAGCAGCCCCTATAAGAAATCAGCTCGCATCGTCGGCGAGGTGTTGGGCAAATACCATCCACATGGAGATGCGCCCGTGTACGAGGCAATGGCGCGCATGGCTCAGGACTTCACCATGCGCTATCCCCTTGTGGACGGACAGGGCAACTTCGGCTCGATAGACGGCGACGCGCCAGCGGCCATGCGCTACACCGAGGCACGCCTCTCCCGGCTGGCCGAGGCGATGCTGGAGGACATCGAGAAGGATACGGTAGATTGGATGGATAACTTTGACGGCTCGCTGAAGGAGCCGGCGGTGTTGCCAGGGAAGCTGCCTAACCTGCTTCTGAACGGCGCCTCCGGCATCGCCGTGGGCATGGCCACCAACATCCCACCCCACAACTTGAACGAGGTAGCAGATGCCATCTGTTATCTGATAGACCACTGGGGGCGACTGGAGGATGTGGCCTTAGACGAACTGATGCGGTTCATTCAGGGGCCAGACTTCCCCACCGGCGCTATCATCGTGGGCACCGAGGGCATCCGCAAGGCTTATGCCACGGGCAATGGCCGCGTCGTCATCCGCGCGGTGACCACCGTCGAAGAGATGCGTGGCAACCGGCACCGTATCATCGTTCACGAGATCCCGTTCCAGCTCAACAAGACGACGCTGATCGAGCGCATCGCTGAGCTAGTACGGGCGGGACGGTTGGACGCCATCAGCGACCTGCGGGACGAATCAGATCGAGAGGGCATGCGCATCGTCATCGAGCTAAAGCGAGGCTCCTCGCCCAGAAAGGTGCTTAACCAGCTTTTCAAGTACACGCCGCTGCAGACCACCTTTGGTGTGAACCTGCTGGCGCTGGTCAATGGTGAGCCGCGCCTGCTCAGCCTGAAGCGGATCTTGCAGGCCTATGTCGAGCATCGACAGGAGGTGATCACCCGCCGTACGAAGTTCGAGTTGAATCGGGCGCGGGAGCGAGCTCACATCCTGGAGGGGCTGCGTATCGCCCTGCAGTTTCTGGATGAGGTGATCACCCTCATCCGGCAGGCGGAAAGCGCTGACGCCGCCCGCACTGCCTTGATGAGCCGTTTTGGCCTGACTGCAGTCCAGGCACAAGCGATCCTCGATCTCCAGCTCCGCCGCCTAGCTGCCCTGGAACGGCAGAAAATCGAGGACGAATATCGAGAGGTCAGGACGCATATCGCGTACCTAGAGGACTTGTTAGCTCATCCGGAGAAAATCCTGGCGCTGATCAAAGCTGATCTCCAGGAGCTCAAGGAGAAGTTCGGAGACCGACGACGCACCATCATCAGCCCGGAGGCTTCGGAGTCCTTCACAGAGGAGGATCTGATCCCGCAGGAGGACATCCTCGTCAGCATCACAGCCGATAACTACATCAAGCGTACGTCGGCGCGCGCCTATCCGGTCCACGGACGCGGCGGCCGAGGCGTCACCGGCATGCAGACGCGGGACGAGGACCAGGTGTTACACCTGTTCGTCGCGCGCACGTTGGATCACATCCTCTTCTTCACCAATCAAGGACGAGTCTATTGCGAGCGGGCATACAATCTGCCCGAAGCCGCCCGCAACGCTAGAGGGCTGCCTATCGTGAACGTCCTCCACTTAAATGCCGATGAGCGGGTAACTGCTGCCGTCGCTGTGCCCGATTTCGAGCAGGCCCAATACATTGTCTTGCTCACCCGGCAGGGGCGCATCAAGCGGATGCCTCTTTCCGAACTCGCCTCGGTGAGACCCAGTGGGATCATCGCCATGAGCTTGGAGGAAGGGGATGAGCTGGGGTGGGCGCGATTGACCGGCGGCTCAGATGAGCTGATCATCGTCACGGCTCGAGGACGGGCGCTTCGTTTCCCGGAAGGGCAGGTGCGCCCGATGGGGCGCACTGCCGGTGGGGTCAATGCCATCCGCCTGCAAGAGGATGACTGGGTGGCCGAGTTGGATGTAGTGGAGCCAGGGGCGGACTTGTTGGTGGTCACGGCGGGAGGTTATGGCAAGCGGACGCCGCTGACCGAGTACCCGGTTCAAAGCCGTTATGGAAGCGGGGTGCATACCACCAACGTGAACCGGTTGGGTGATGGCGATTTCGTTGTGGCTGGCCGCATTGTGTCCGAACAGGACGAGGTGATGTTAATGACGGCAAACGGGATCGCGTTGCGCACGCGTGTGCGTTCCATCCATCGGATGGGACGGCCGGCGCGCGGCGTACGGCTGGTCCATCTGCAAGGCGGAGATCGTGTCACCGCAGTAGCACGCCTCTCCTTCAACGGCGTTTCACCAGAGGCCCAGAATGAAATAGTTAGCCCTACTTCTCCTAGCTCCGCTTCCCCGGCAGAGGATATGCAAACCGATTTTTCAGGCTGA
- a CDS encoding DUF1634 domain-containing protein encodes MKATRSLLGTAQMVRRGLGIWFAQRWAGTVGALWRGVSARFAQGEKVAARVATRDLNEMVHWVLVVGLLVSAFLMLVGLTMELWLHRSLPATVVPPAEAIRRAISLHPSGFLSLGLLTLILTPLLRVVGSLIVFAWERDGRYVVITGLVLIVMLVSLWVGQA; translated from the coding sequence ATGAAGGCCACCCGCTCGCTATTGGGAACAGCTCAGATGGTCCGGCGGGGTCTTGGCATATGGTTTGCCCAGAGATGGGCAGGTACGGTCGGAGCGCTCTGGCGAGGTGTCTCTGCGCGGTTCGCTCAAGGGGAAAAAGTAGCGGCCCGGGTTGCCACACGCGATCTGAACGAGATGGTACATTGGGTCCTGGTCGTCGGCCTGCTCGTCAGCGCATTCTTGATGCTGGTGGGCTTGACGATGGAACTATGGCTCCATCGCTCCCTGCCGGCTACAGTGGTTCCTCCAGCGGAGGCGATCCGGCGGGCGATCTCTTTGCATCCGTCGGGGTTCCTCTCGTTGGGGTTACTCACCCTGATCTTGACCCCTCTCCTGCGAGTGGTGGGGTCTTTGATCGTTTTCGCCTGGGAGCGCGATGGGCGCTACGTCGTGATCACGGGACTGGTGCTGATCGTGATGTTGGTGAGCTTGTGGGTGGGGCAGGCGTGA
- a CDS encoding putative DNA binding domain-containing protein, which yields MELQTLFRRGPGPQLAFVPTPDPELLAETMVAFANTDGGTILVGLTPEGRRAENLLSEEVEGGLRQALALCRPPVVTEWEQIEVPGGFVVSIRVPRSTELHALADGRVLVRSGAENRPLSGDAIRQLAATKSSGEFEAEPVPGATRADLDDEIIDEYLTLRAERQRRSITQDREEILRQIAAVTAEGQPTVSGLLLFGREPQVFLPQAGIVFVKFLGKEPRGPGGLPGYGRREEISGPLPRMIERAWRVILEEMRVEAVVRGLKREERTEYPPFAVREALINAVCHRDYRLTGRRIEIRMFDDRLEVQSPGGLPGYITLDNIVEEHFSRNPRIVHGLFQWGFIEELGLGIDRMIEAMVQAGHPQPTFRATPFSFTVILQNVVERVSALAPWEGSMNERQLRALQYIQEQGRITNREYRELCPHVSAETLRLDLADLVDRGILLKVGDKRGTYYILK from the coding sequence ATGGAACTGCAAACCCTCTTCCGACGAGGGCCAGGACCGCAATTGGCCTTCGTGCCAACGCCAGATCCTGAGCTGCTGGCCGAGACAATGGTGGCCTTCGCCAACACCGACGGCGGCACCATCCTCGTCGGGCTTACCCCTGAGGGCCGACGGGCAGAAAATCTACTATCCGAAGAGGTCGAAGGTGGGCTGCGGCAGGCGTTGGCACTATGTCGGCCGCCTGTGGTTACCGAGTGGGAGCAGATAGAGGTTCCGGGTGGCTTCGTGGTCAGCATCCGTGTGCCGCGTTCCACCGAGTTACACGCCTTGGCCGACGGCCGTGTGCTTGTCCGTTCCGGAGCGGAAAATCGCCCCCTCAGCGGCGACGCCATCCGACAGCTCGCTGCCACCAAATCGAGCGGTGAGTTCGAGGCCGAGCCAGTCCCCGGCGCCACCCGTGCCGACTTGGATGATGAGATCATTGACGAATATCTAACCTTGCGCGCTGAGCGCCAGCGCCGCTCCATTACCCAGGATCGGGAAGAGATCCTGCGCCAGATCGCCGCGGTGACAGCAGAGGGCCAGCCGACCGTCTCAGGCCTGCTCCTATTCGGCCGAGAGCCGCAGGTTTTTCTGCCTCAGGCGGGGATCGTCTTCGTTAAATTCCTGGGCAAGGAGCCGCGTGGACCTGGAGGATTGCCTGGGTATGGCCGCCGCGAGGAGATCAGCGGGCCGCTGCCGCGCATGATCGAGCGGGCCTGGCGCGTGATCTTGGAGGAGATGCGCGTCGAGGCGGTGGTGCGCGGGCTAAAGCGGGAGGAGCGGACAGAATACCCGCCGTTCGCCGTACGCGAGGCGCTGATCAATGCCGTCTGTCATCGCGACTACCGGTTGACAGGGCGGCGCATCGAGATCCGCATGTTTGACGATCGGCTGGAGGTGCAGTCGCCGGGGGGCCTGCCAGGCTATATCACGCTGGACAATATCGTGGAGGAACACTTCTCTCGTAACCCTCGCATCGTCCATGGCCTCTTCCAGTGGGGGTTCATCGAGGAGTTAGGCCTGGGCATTGACCGTATGATCGAGGCGATGGTGCAGGCCGGCCATCCTCAACCGACGTTTCGGGCCACCCCCTTCTCCTTCACCGTGATCCTTCAGAACGTCGTGGAACGGGTAAGCGCGCTAGCCCCATGGGAAGGGAGCATGAATGAACGTCAGTTGCGCGCGCTGCAATACATTCAGGAACAGGGGCGGATCACCAATCGCGAGTATCGTGAGCTGTGCCCACATGTCTCGGCGGAGACGCTGCGGCTGGACCTGGCAGATTTGGTGGACCGCGGCATCCTGCTCAAGGTAGGTGACAAGCGAGGCACCTATTACATCCTCAAATAA
- the argF gene encoding ornithine carbamoyltransferase produces the protein MSLRHFLSMADLTPSEVWDLLLLAHELKREWQAGGNRPLLKGKSLGMLFQKPSLRTRVSFEIGMIHLGGHALYLSPQEVGLGSRESVPDVARVLSRYVDGIVARVFEQAVVEQLAAHSRVPVINGLSDYSHPCQALADLFTIWEVKGRLDGIRLAYVGDSNNVARSLAFASALVGIHMVIASPPGYQLDRDTVARVEALAKLGGGSLQLTEDPLTAVADADVIYTDTWTSMGQEHEAERRRQVFPPYQVNAMLVARAKPDVIVMHCLPAHRGEEITDDVADGPHSVLFDQAENRLHAQKSLLVRLLGSTG, from the coding sequence GTGTCATTGCGGCATTTTTTGAGTATGGCTGATCTGACCCCAAGTGAGGTATGGGACCTGCTCTTGTTGGCGCATGAACTGAAACGGGAATGGCAAGCGGGAGGGAACCGCCCTTTGCTGAAAGGGAAATCGCTGGGGATGCTATTCCAGAAGCCCTCCCTGAGGACACGGGTTTCATTCGAGATCGGCATGATCCATCTAGGGGGACATGCGCTATACCTCTCGCCACAAGAAGTGGGGCTAGGAAGCCGAGAGAGCGTGCCTGATGTGGCTCGGGTGTTATCCCGTTACGTAGATGGGATTGTGGCGCGGGTGTTTGAGCAGGCGGTAGTTGAGCAGCTCGCCGCGCATTCGCGGGTGCCGGTGATCAACGGGCTCTCTGATTATAGTCATCCCTGCCAGGCGCTAGCAGATCTCTTCACCATCTGGGAGGTGAAGGGTAGGCTGGATGGCATTCGACTGGCCTATGTGGGCGACAGCAATAACGTGGCGCGTTCGCTAGCGTTCGCTTCTGCACTGGTGGGCATCCACATGGTCATTGCTTCACCGCCGGGCTATCAGTTAGATCGAGATACGGTGGCTCGGGTCGAGGCTTTGGCGAAGCTCGGCGGAGGGAGCTTGCAGCTCACAGAAGATCCGCTGACGGCTGTGGCCGATGCCGACGTGATCTATACGGACACATGGACCAGCATGGGACAGGAGCATGAGGCTGAGCGTCGGCGCCAAGTGTTTCCTCCGTACCAAGTGAACGCCATGTTGGTGGCGCGCGCGAAGCCCGATGTGATCGTAATGCATTGTTTACCGGCTCACCGGGGTGAGGAGATCACCGATGACGTGGCAGATGGCCCGCATTCCGTCCTTTTTGATCAGGCGGAGAACCGGCTACACGCGCAGAAGAGTCTTCTAGTACGGCTATTGGGTTCCACGGGATGA